A single Cannabis sativa cultivar Pink pepper isolate KNU-18-1 chromosome 7, ASM2916894v1, whole genome shotgun sequence DNA region contains:
- the LOC115696372 gene encoding uncharacterized protein LOC115696372 — protein MKLLSWNARGLGNSSAFRRLRLLVSEQSPQVLFLMETKLCDGALSRFKVSFNFSNGLEVSRVGLKGGIMLLWKDGVDVTLLSMNTNHFDCYVLFDDGPRWHLFAIYGFPEANNKKHTWALIRRLADVSPLDPWLLIGDLNEIFSQEHKSCGPLRHDNHMQAFRTVLDQCFLHALPAIGDDFTWAKNRRKGTGLKERIDWCFINNVWKDSLLHPTLTHLDYYGSDHRVLSAEISFSQPLVPLQDWHVKKFGKMKKKISKAQREVSRLNSTATASDNHLHNVQSAEKILEELLANEEQYWQQRSRVDWLKSGDRNTKFFHSKASARHSNNKIKELRDDDGTVVTSKDDIAHVVADYFSKIFTAADEDHWALSHVLSTIPTTISSQQNDFLLQEFTRTDVYAALKSMGSDKSPGLDGMSAMFYQTYWHIVGDLVTQVVLNVLNYGGSPAPFNKTLVTLIPKIKKPKEMKDFRPISLCNVIYKIISKMLATRLKEVLHSVISETQSAFLSNRLITDNILVAFELIHSLKHRKRGSKGFAALKLDMSKAFDRVEWSFIAAVMGKMGFNIRWITLIMSCLHTNVFSFNINGEVMGSVTPQRGLRQGDPLSPYLFLICSEGLSRLLQYEEQIGRLKGLAVSRHSPSISHLFFADDSLLFCQANDRSCGAIKRALDIYHRASGQQLNADKSVMSFSPNTPIAVQNSFQQILGMPICECHEAYLGLPAYSERDKSQLFSNIKEKIWKLMHAWNDKIFSIGGKEVLLKAVVQSIPTYAMSCFRLPVKLCNEIEAMMAKFWWGSSSDNKKIHWKKWRFLCKSKGDGGMGFRSFVHFNQALLAKQAWRIFQDPTSLLSRVLKGHYFSQNDFMTARGGGLSSLTWQGIVWGRELLVKGLRLKVGTGNNIRCAVDSWIPGHKGFKPYCYTGAHTNHVADYITATREWNIECLQSDFSTPDVDNILKIPLSFLPVNDRWIWHYEDSGDYSVSSGYTLASSLGEEDLSSCSHTQETWWKSFWKLNLPSKVKIFGWKVIQSSIPVAKSLYHRKILTSATCSLCQSAWESIGHALFSCCHAKEVWKFSGFSIDFTNADRLQDGDYLMHLSSIYEKSAFENILCLMWFIWSDRNNFIHGKKVKTPLQMWTQSVAYMDQYRSITSAVTPAASNRTSQASVASWKPPPENTFKLNVDAALDSSRSKIGIGVIVRNSAGQVKAALSTPAIGNFKSQEMEAKAMSVGLSWAKTYQLPIDFVETDCLMLVNALNGDVSQYSGFYDLVSDVKFHLSNFSNTCVSHIRRNANQAAHGLARYALQLDNECIWLEDIPSTIFSVVVNDII, from the exons ATGAAACTGCTCAGTTGGAATGCACGGGGTTTGGGGAACTCGAGTGCATTCCGCCGTCTTCGATTGCTTGTTAGTGAGCAATCTCCTCAGGTGTTATTTTTAATGGAAACTAAATTATGTGATGGTGCTCTTTCTCGTTTTAAAGTGTCTTTCAATTTTAGTAATGGTCTAGAAGTGTCTCGGGTGGGTTTGAAAGGTGGTATTATGTTATTATGGAAGGATGGTGTTGATGTAACTCTTTTATCTATGAATACAAATCATTTTGATTGTTATGTCTTGTTTGATGATGGCCCGCGTTGGCATCTTTTTGCAATTTATGGTTTCCCGGAAGCAAACAATAAAAAACATACTTGGGCTTTAATTAGACGTCTTGCTGACGTTTCACCTCTTGATCCGTGGCTTTTAATTGGGGACTTGAATGAAATTTTTTCGCAAGAACACAAAAGTTGTGGACCATTAAGACACGACAATCATATGCAAGCATTCCGTACTGTTTTGGATCAATGTTTTTTGCATGCTTTACCGGCTATTGGAGATGATTTTACTTGGGCCAAGAATAGGAGAAAGGGGACTGGTTTAAAGGAAAGAATAGATTGGTGTTTTATCAACAATGTGTGGAAAGATTCTTTGTTGCATCCGACTCTCACTCATTTGGACTATTATGGATCAGATCATCGAGTTCTTTCTGCTGAAATCTCATTTTCACAGCCTTTGGTTCCT CTTCAAGACTGGCATGTTAAGAAGTTtggaaaaatgaaaaagaaaatctcCAAAGCTCAACGTGAAGTGTCTCGATTGAACTCCACTGCTACTGCCTCAGATAATCATTTGCATAATGTTCAATCGGCTGAAAAAATTCTTGAAGAATTATTGGCCAATGAGGAACAATATTGGCAACAACGGTCTCGGGTTGATTGGTTAAAATCGGGTGACCGTAACACCAAGTTTTTTCATTCCAAAGCTTCGGCCAGACACTCCAATAATAAAATCAAAGAGCTGCGAGATGATGATGGTACTGTTGTGACTTCTAAAGATGATATAGCTCATGTAGTTGCAGATTATTTCTCCAAAATATTCACAGCAGCTGATGAAGACCATTGGGCACTATCCCATGTGTTGTCCACCATTCCAACAACCATTTCTTCTCAACAGAATGATTTTTTACTGCAAGAATTTACTCGGACAGATGTTTATGCTGCTTTGAAATCAATGGGATCGGATAAAAGTCCTGGATTAGACGGTATGTCAGCAATGTTTTATCAAACTTATTGGCATATTGTTGGTGATCTTGTGACACAAGTTGTTCTCAATGTCTTGAATTATGGAGGAAGCCCAGCACCTTTCAATAAAACTTTGGTTACCTTAATTCCAAAAATTAAGAAACCAAAGGAAATgaaagattttcgtccaattagTCTTTGCAatgttatatataaaattatctcAAAGATGTTGGCTACTCGGCTTAAGGAAGTCCTTCACTCAGTTATATCAGAAACTCAAAGTGCTTTCCTTTCTAACAGACTGATTACGGATAATATTCTTGTGGCCTTTGAGTTGATTCACAGTCTGAAACATAGGAAGCGAGGTTCAAAAGGGTTTGCTGCTCTTAAGCTTGATATGAGCAAGGCTTTTGATAGGGTTGAATGGTCTTTTATTGCTGCGGTCATGGGCAAGATGGGGTTTAATATTAGATGGATTACATTGATTATGTCTTGTTTGCATACCAATGtgttttcatttaatattaatGGTGAAGTTATGGGCTCAGTTACTCCTCAGCGTGGTCTACGACAAGGAGATCCACTCTCACCATATCTATTCCTCATTTGTTCAGAAGGATTGTCTAGATTACTTCAATATGAAGAACAAATAGGCCGATTAAAAGGGCTGGCTGTATCTCGTCATTCACCATCTATCTCGCATTTGTTTTTTGCCGATGACAGCTTGTTGTTTTGTCAAGCAAATGATCGATCATGTGGTGCTATTAAACGAGCTCTTGATATTTACCACCGAGCCTCGGGTCAACAATTGAATGCGGACAAGTCTGTAATGTCCTTCTCTCCGAACACACCAATTGCGGTTCAAAACTCCTTTCAGCAAATACTGGGTATGCCTATATGTGAATGCCATGAAGCTTATTTGGGTTTACCAGCTTATAGTGAGAGAGACAAATCACAATTGTTCAGCAacattaaagagaaaatatggaAACTAATGCACGCATGGAATGATAAGATTTTCTCAATAGGGGGCAAAGAAGTGTTACTGAAAGCTGTTGTGCAGTCGATCCCAACATACGCTATGAGTTGCTTTCGTCTACCGGTCAAATTGTGCAACGAAATTGAAGCTATGATGGCAAAGTTTTGGTGGGGTTCTTCTTCAGATAACAAGAAAATTCATTGGAAGAAATGGCGATTTCTTTGCAAATCAAAGGGGGATGGAGGTATGGGGTTTCGATCTTTTGTGCACTTTAATCAAGCATTATTGGCCAAGCAAGCTTGGCGTATTTTCCAAGATCCTACTAGTTTACTCAGCCGTGTGTTGAAAGGACATTATTTTTCTCAGAATGATTTCATGACAGCAAGAGGAGGTGGTTTAAGTTCTTTAACATGGCAAGGTATAGTGTGGGGTAGAGAATTGCTTGTGAAAGGTTTGAGGCTGAAAGTTGGTACGGGTAACAATATTAGGTGTGCTGTGGACTCATGGATTCCAGGTCATAAAGGTTTTAAGCCTTACTGTTACACAGGTGCACACACAAACCATGTTGCAGACTACATCACGGCTACTAGAGAATGGAATATTGAGTGTTTACAATCAGATTTCTCAACACCAGATGTGGACAACATTCTTAAAATTCCTTTGTCTTTTCTTCCTGTCAATGATAGATGGATTTGGCACTATGAAGATTCGGGTGACTATTCGGTTAGTTCAGGTTATACTCTTGCTAGTTCTTTGGGTGAAGAGGATTTATCTTCATGTTCACACACTCAGGAGACTTGGTGGAAGTCTTTTTGGAAATTAAACTTGCCCTCTAAGGTCAAGATCTTTGGATGGAAAGTAATTCAATCTTCCATTCCAGTAGCCAAATCTTTGTATCATAGGAAAATTTTAACATCTGCAACATGTTCTCTTTGTCAATCGGCATGGGAATCCATAGGGCatgctttattttcttgctgCCATGCTAAGGAAGTTTGGAAATTTTCTGGTTTTTCCATTGATTTCACTAATGCTGACCGACTGCAAGATGGGGATTATCTTATGCATTTGTCTTCAATTTATGAAAAATCAGCTTTTGAGAATATTCTATGTCTCATGTGGTTTATATGGTCTGATCGCAATAACTTCATTCATGGGAAAAAGGTTAAAACTCCTCTCCAAATGTGGACTCAATCAGTGGCCTATATGGATCAGTACCGATCCATTACCTCTGCTGTAACACCAGCAGCTTCCAATCGCACCAGTCAAGCTTCAGTTGCCAGTTGGAAGCCTCCTCCAGAAAATACATTCAAACTGAATGTGGATGCAGCTTTGGATTCTTCGAGGAGCAAGATTGGGATTGGTGTAATTGTTAGAAACTCGGCTGGACAGGTTAAAGCGGCACTTTCTACTCCAGCCATAGGGAATTTTAAGTCGCAGGAAATGGAGGCTAAAGCAATGTCTGTTGGTCTTTCGTGGGCAAAGACATATCAACTTCCTATCGACTTTGTGGAAACCGATTGCCTAATGCTGGTCAATGCTTTAAATGGAGACGTTTCACAATATTCGGGGTTTTATGATCTAGTTTCAGATGTTAAGTTTCATTTGTCCAATTTCTCTAATACTTGTGTTTCTCATATTCGGAGAAATGCTAATCAAGCCGCTCATGGTTTGGCTAGATATGCATTACAGCTGGATAATGAATGTATATGGTTAGAAGATATTCCTTCTACCATTTTCTCTGTTGTTGTAAATGacattatttga